A genome region from Myroides fluvii includes the following:
- a CDS encoding glucosaminidase domain-containing protein: protein MIRKILLLFCLLTLVSCGVKNNSKFTGKKSKTKELVSKEQYRAQQKKVEEQRRIQEEAKREKDKRTAAKTSETLEATSRISVTTDMIQDYILQYKDIAKDNMSSYGIPASITLAQGVLESGSGQGTLSRNANNHFGIKCHKEWDGPSVRHTDDAPDECFRKYDAPEESYRDHSQFLVSRSRYNDLFALDKDDYEGWAHGLKKAGYATDPKYANKLISLIERYTLDQYDREVLGLTSPRAKKEVDKKAEVKVDTKTKIDTKAVAKSHVVQKGDTLYSISKKYNTTVAKLQKSNNLDGTNLSIGQRLKL, encoded by the coding sequence ATGATTAGAAAAATCCTTTTACTGTTCTGTTTACTCACGCTTGTAAGTTGTGGGGTAAAGAACAATTCCAAATTCACAGGAAAGAAGTCTAAAACCAAAGAGTTGGTGTCTAAAGAACAATATCGCGCTCAACAAAAAAAGGTAGAAGAGCAACGTCGTATTCAGGAGGAGGCGAAGCGTGAAAAAGACAAGCGCACTGCGGCTAAAACCAGTGAAACACTTGAGGCGACTTCGCGGATTTCGGTTACAACAGATATGATTCAGGATTATATTTTACAGTATAAGGATATAGCCAAAGACAATATGTCGTCTTATGGAATTCCGGCGAGTATTACGTTGGCGCAAGGTGTTTTAGAATCGGGCTCTGGTCAAGGAACCTTGAGTAGAAATGCCAATAATCATTTTGGGATTAAATGTCATAAAGAATGGGATGGTCCTTCCGTTCGACATACAGATGATGCCCCTGATGAGTGTTTCAGAAAATACGATGCTCCAGAGGAATCCTACCGCGATCACTCTCAGTTTTTAGTATCGCGTAGTCGTTACAATGATTTGTTTGCCTTGGATAAGGATGATTATGAAGGGTGGGCACATGGACTAAAAAAAGCAGGATATGCTACGGATCCCAAATACGCAAATAAATTAATTAGTTTGATAGAGCGCTATACACTAGATCAATACGATCGTGAAGTGTTGGGGCTGACTTCTCCACGTGCTAAAAAGGAAGTAGACAAAAAAGCAGAGGTCAAAGTAGATACGAAAACCAAAATAGATACGAAGGCCGTTGCAAAATCCCATGTGGTTCAAAAAGGAGATACGTTGTATTCTATATCGAAAAAATACAATACAACTGTGGCAAAGCTGCAGAAATCCAATAATCTAGATGGAACTAATCTTTCGATTGGTCAACGTTTAAAATTGTAA